One Rhizobium sp. NRK18 genomic window carries:
- a CDS encoding diguanylate cyclase domain-containing protein: protein MSTLALLERFRLEASPVNFELIHDIVSGNNPELRRRFSELGKNITPAAVEALAREFLPHHFGDSIYEQSADTLRDELSTLQQLLHQGQSKLKEYSETLKTANERFDRINPADTAAIRKELARVTSATEEQSAYSAGVLRSVGEQMRSVDQLSDEMSDVAKAKFLHPMTGLNNRRAYNKQLAEIYRQERFTQSITLILGSVRNFEYLDAPQLLKPKTMILEKFGAFVLQRLEQDDEGYWLEQPQMAFLITSGEKQGIVQFCNTLRDNLTRQVEAVRPLLPKAPPLQISFGCADTFGAGTAAMLIRNAELALESAKSAGQPETVFHADMNDVGGDGRNYALYGRQGFTV from the coding sequence ATGAGCACGCTCGCCCTCCTGGAGCGCTTCCGGCTCGAAGCAAGCCCGGTCAACTTCGAACTCATTCATGACATCGTCTCCGGCAACAATCCGGAGCTGCGTCGCCGCTTTTCCGAACTCGGCAAGAATATCACGCCGGCAGCCGTCGAAGCGCTGGCCCGCGAATTCCTGCCGCACCATTTCGGCGATTCGATCTACGAACAATCCGCCGACACGCTGCGCGACGAACTGAGCACCCTTCAGCAGTTGCTCCATCAGGGTCAGTCCAAACTCAAGGAATACAGCGAGACGCTGAAGACGGCCAACGAACGCTTCGACCGGATCAATCCGGCCGATACTGCCGCCATCCGCAAGGAACTTGCCCGCGTCACCTCGGCGACCGAGGAGCAGAGCGCCTATTCCGCCGGCGTGCTGCGATCCGTCGGCGAGCAGATGCGTTCCGTCGATCAGCTGTCGGACGAAATGTCGGACGTCGCCAAGGCGAAATTCCTGCATCCGATGACCGGCCTCAACAACCGGCGCGCCTACAACAAGCAGCTAGCCGAAATCTACCGTCAGGAGCGCTTCACACAGAGCATCACGCTGATCCTCGGCAGCGTCCGCAATTTCGAATATCTCGACGCCCCGCAACTTCTCAAGCCGAAGACGATGATCCTCGAGAAATTCGGCGCCTTTGTTCTGCAAAGACTGGAGCAGGATGATGAGGGCTACTGGCTGGAACAGCCACAGATGGCCTTCCTCATCACGTCCGGTGAGAAGCAGGGCATCGTGCAGTTCTGCAACACGCTGCGCGACAACCTGACCCGGCAGGTCGAGGCCGTACGACCGCTCCTGCCAAAGGCGCCGCCGCTGCAGATCTCGTTCGGCTGCGCCGACACGTTCGGGGCCGGCACGGCCGCCATGCTGATCCGCAACGCCGAACTGGCACTCGAAAGCGCAAAGTCGGCCGGCCAGCCCGAAACCGTCTTCCATGCCGACATGAATGACGTCGGCGGCGACGGTCGCAACTACGCGCTCTACGGCCGGCAGGGTTTCACGGTCTAG
- a CDS encoding uracil-DNA glycosylase: MVSTMNTTPIDLYQPDELAALLHFYAESGVEWLLEDEPQDRFAEFRAQQAARAAIRESQAPTRQERPARNSVQRAEPAARPSSQPVAIPDEQAVAQARLAAEGAGSLEALEEAIKAFSGCNLKNSARNSVFSAGTTACRLMIVGSAPSADDDREGAPFSGPAGALLDRMLAAIQLSRDDVLLTSSIPWRPPGDRAPSPAETDICRPFIERAIALVNPPVLLIMGNLAARMLFGGNRPIHALRGEWRDLDLGGAKPVPAIATFHPQDLIAAPLSKRMAWQDLQKLSERLAKAMN, translated from the coding sequence ATGGTATCGACCATGAACACCACCCCCATCGACCTCTATCAGCCCGACGAACTGGCCGCACTCCTGCATTTCTATGCGGAATCGGGCGTTGAATGGTTGCTTGAGGACGAGCCGCAGGATCGTTTCGCGGAGTTCAGGGCGCAGCAGGCCGCAAGGGCGGCGATCCGGGAAAGCCAGGCACCGACCAGGCAGGAACGGCCCGCGCGCAACAGCGTGCAGCGCGCCGAACCCGCGGCGCGGCCGTCATCGCAGCCGGTCGCCATACCCGACGAACAGGCCGTGGCCCAGGCGCGGCTTGCCGCTGAAGGCGCCGGCTCGCTCGAAGCGCTCGAAGAGGCCATCAAAGCGTTTTCCGGCTGCAACCTCAAGAACAGTGCGCGCAACAGCGTCTTTTCTGCTGGGACCACAGCCTGCCGGCTGATGATCGTCGGTTCGGCGCCGAGCGCCGACGACGACCGCGAAGGAGCCCCCTTCAGCGGCCCGGCCGGCGCGCTCCTCGACCGCATGCTCGCGGCGATCCAGCTTTCCCGCGACGACGTTCTTCTGACCTCGTCAATCCCCTGGCGGCCGCCGGGCGACCGCGCGCCCTCCCCTGCCGAGACGGACATCTGCCGACCTTTCATCGAGCGCGCCATCGCGCTGGTGAACCCGCCCGTGCTGCTCATCATGGGCAATCTCGCGGCACGCATGCTGTTTGGCGGCAACCGCCCCATCCATGCGCTGCGCGGCGAATGGCGCGATCTCGACCTTGGCGGCGCCAAGCCCGTGCCCGCAATCGCCACCTTCCATCCGCAGGATCTGATCGCCGCGCCGCTCAGCAAGCGCATGGCATGGCAGGACCTGCAGAAGCTTTCTGAGCGGCTCGCGAAAGCGATGAACTGA